The window AGTAAAGAAATGCTTACAGTAGAAAAGCTTATTCCTTATGACAATAAGTTAGCCCCATTCTTCATTCGGGATCGTTTGTACAAGTTGATACCGGAAGGGACTGAACATATTTATATTGTAGGAATTGGCTCAAATAAAATTAATGGTGATAGTCTTGGACCATTTGTTGGAACGTTATTAGAGGGATTATATGCAAATCATGTGACGGTTTCAGGGACATTGAGATATCCTTTAGATGCTGAAACACTCGAGTCAGAGCTTAAGCAGATTTCTTTTCCTGATAATAGCTTTGTAATTGCAATTGATAGTGTATTAGGTACTGAACGATTCGTTAATTCAATTATGATTCGTAATGGAGCTATGCAACCTGGGGAGGGTGTAGGGAACTGTTTGCTGCCCAAGGTTGGAGACTGTTGTGTGATGGGGGTCGTTCTTCATAATGTCCCGGAAGAAACCTGTTCTCTTTTTCTAACGGACCTTCATCTTATATACTCTATGGCCATGACAATTGCAAAGGGCATTTCGTTAACGGTTCGTCAGTACTTTCAATATCCATCCCATCAGCCTTTATTGGGATTGGGTTGACAGTGAAGAGCGTAAATAAATATGTATTAACTTACTTTACTAGCAAAAAGGACTATCTCGATGAAGAAGAATAGTCCTTTTAGTATTTGAAGTGGGAGAAGTCATTATGTAAGTGCATGTTGCTTCAATGAAACCTCGTCATCGACTGTAATTTTATGGTAACCAAGTGAAATCCAGCCTTGTTTTTCGAATTGCTTAAGTATCTTAGTGGTTGTGACTCTTGAAATCCCGATTAATTCTGAAATTTCTTGATGTGTATAGTCGATAGAATAAGAAGGAGCTGTATCCTTTTCTTTAAAATAAGTTCCTAACTGGACTAATATGTGCGCGACTTTTTTATCTGATGATAAAAAGGCCATGCTGTATACCTGAATGGAGAGAAGGCGGATGGTTTGAGCCATTAAGGAATAGAGCTCAATCATTAAGCTAGGATTTAAGGTCATATAGGTCAGCATCCGGTCAATATTTACGGTCAGTAATTCGACATCTGTTACAGTACTGGCTGAGGTTAGACGGGGAGTATGGCTGAGATGGGAGGCATCTCCAAAGATCATATGAGGTCCTAATAATTTCAAAGTAATCTCATTACCTTCCTTAGAAGTAAGGAATAGCTTTACCCGGCCTGATTTTATTAAATAAAATTCCCTTGCTGGATCATCCTGTAAATAAATAATATCCCCTTTTCGATACTTCTGTATGGTTCCAACCTGTTCAATGGCATTGAACAGATTGGAGCCTTTAGCTACTGTCATCGATGGATGAATTTTTGTGCTGTCCAAATGCAGTCGCTCCTTTCTAGCTATATGTAACGTAGATAACAGGGTGAATGGAAGTCTACGTTATGGATGATTAAAGTTCGAGTTGTTCACATGAACATCATGCCGATATTCTTTTACATTAATACGATGGTGTTCATCGACCATAATCCCTTCTTTATTGAGCAATGTAATCTGTAATGAGTGCGTTTCTTCATCTTTAATGGCAATTTCCCCTTTTTTATTCACGACTCTGTGCCAAGGGAGCTGGTGACTGTCGCTCATGGAATGGAGAATTCGAACAACTTGTCTAGCTCCTCTTGGGCTTCCGGCCTCAGCGGCTATTTGTCCATATGTCATCACTTTTCCAAACGGAATAGATTTAACGACTGCAATGACTTTGCGAGTAAATGGATTCATGGTCAGCCTCTTTCTAGCAAAAAAGCTTTTGTCTTTTTATTTCGTTATCTTTGTAACTTAACTATACGAGAATCCGTTCATGTAGACAAGGCTGATAATGGTGGAGGTCATGAATAAGCTATTTAAGAAAAAAACAAACAGTAGAAGAATATATTGTCATTGAAAATGATGAGGAGTTCTATCATGAGAAGAAGACGGAAAATTAACATTCCGTGCTATGAAGGGTGTTCTTGATTTTTTTACAAAGCACAAATAGAAGAAACGGTCGTATCGCTTGAGAGATACGGCTGTTTTTTTTGGTAGAAACAGGAAAAATTTGTTTAGCTATTAAAAATTAATAAAATATTCACATACTCTTAAAAGATTGTGACTTTTATCATAAATTGAATTAATCAATTCATTTAAAATGGGATACATAACAAATGACATTATTCAAATAGATTCATCAGTTGGTTACGAACTATATGTAAAACTGATGAGCGATAAATGAATGATAGGTCAATTAGGGGGAACTGTTATATGAATCTATTAACTAAAACGAGAAAAATTAATGCATTATTACAATCAACGGTTGGGAAGACAGTTAATTTTAATGAGATGTCGCATACATTATCAAGGGTAATGAATGCAAATATATATATATTAGGCCTTCAAGGGGGACTTCTAGGAATATCTGTTCACCATGAAATTGAAAATGAGCGAATAAAGTCTATGCTTGAGTCGAGACAATTTCCAGAAAGCTATACAAATCGTATTTTGGAAATTAATGAGACCTCATCTAATCTTGATGTTCATAGTGAATACTCTGTTTTTCCAGAGGAGAATAAAACGTTTTTTAATCATGGATTCACTACAATTGTTCCAATTATTGGCGGTGGAGAACGTTTAGGGTCTTTAATCCTAGCTAGAATGGAGGACCCATTCCAAAATGATGATTTAATGCTTGCAGAATATGGTTCAACGGTGGTTGGAATGGAAATTCTTCGTGAAAAAACGGAAGCGATTGCTGCTGAAGCACGCAATAAGGCGATAGTTCAGATGGCAATCAACTCATTATCCTATAGTGAGCAGGAGGCTATTGAACATATCGTTAATGAACTAAACGGAAAAGAAGGCTTATTAGTGGCTTCAAGAATAGCTGACCGTGTGAAAATAACTCGTTCTGTTATTGTCAATGCATTACGTAAATTAGAGAGTGCGGGGGTTATTGAATCACGTTCATTAGGAATGAAGGGGACGCATATTCGAGTATTGAACGATCGATTTCTACGTACAATTGAAAAAATGAAAGAGAAAAATAGTCAATTAGCTTAGAAAGCCAGCTGTAATAGATTTTTGTCTAGTCTGAATAACCATGGTGATACTTCTCAAGAATACTAGCCGTTAATCCCCGATGCCTTCATTACAAATGAGAATTGGGGATTTTTCTTGAAGGAAGGGAGAAAAATGAAATCTTTAATTGTTTTTTACTCACATACAGGAAATAATGCAAAGCTAGCATACGAGTTAAGCAAAAGAATGAAATGTGATATTCACAAAATAATGGTCGAGAAAAAGCGAACAACCTTTTCGATATTATTGGATCGTTATTTGAAGCGTAAATCAAAACTGTCCATCTATAATCTAAATCTAAGTGAATATAAAAATGTTATTTTTATAGCACCTATATGGGGAGGTCAACTCGCTGGTCCTATAAGGGAATTTATCGAGGCCGAGAAAAATAATCTCAACAGATATTTTTTCATTTCAATTTGCAACGGAGTAAAAAGTCAAAAGGAAAAACTCATCAGTGAATTGTCTTCGATTGTCCATAAAGAGCCTGTTGAAGTGACGGAGCTATGGATTAATGCTTTTTTACCAGATAACCGTAAAAATAAGATAAGGTATACCTTTAATTTCAGAGTAAGTATGCAGGAATTACAACAATGTAAGCATGAGATTGATTCCTTTATTAGTAGAGTAACGATGGATAGCCCTGTTACTTAGCGTGTCTGTTTTTGTGAAAAAAATTAAGGATTTAAAAAAATATTCACATTTACACTAAAAACTGTGACTTTTATCATTAATTTAATATATTAAATCAATTATTATTGATATAGATTTCTATATAGA of the Bacillus tuaregi genome contains:
- the yyaC gene encoding spore protease YyaC, which codes for MISNYHESKEMLTVEKLIPYDNKLAPFFIRDRLYKLIPEGTEHIYIVGIGSNKINGDSLGPFVGTLLEGLYANHVTVSGTLRYPLDAETLESELKQISFPDNSFVIAIDSVLGTERFVNSIMIRNGAMQPGEGVGNCLLPKVGDCCVMGVVLHNVPEETCSLFLTDLHLIYSMAMTIAKGISLTVRQYFQYPSHQPLLGLG
- a CDS encoding Crp/Fnr family transcriptional regulator; the encoded protein is MDSTKIHPSMTVAKGSNLFNAIEQVGTIQKYRKGDIIYLQDDPAREFYLIKSGRVKLFLTSKEGNEITLKLLGPHMIFGDASHLSHTPRLTSASTVTDVELLTVNIDRMLTYMTLNPSLMIELYSLMAQTIRLLSIQVYSMAFLSSDKKVAHILVQLGTYFKEKDTAPSYSIDYTHQEISELIGISRVTTTKILKQFEKQGWISLGYHKITVDDEVSLKQHALT
- a CDS encoding MGMT family protein → MNPFTRKVIAVVKSIPFGKVMTYGQIAAEAGSPRGARQVVRILHSMSDSHQLPWHRVVNKKGEIAIKDEETHSLQITLLNKEGIMVDEHHRINVKEYRHDVHVNNSNFNHP
- the codY gene encoding GTP-sensing pleiotropic transcriptional regulator CodY; translated protein: MNLLTKTRKINALLQSTVGKTVNFNEMSHTLSRVMNANIYILGLQGGLLGISVHHEIENERIKSMLESRQFPESYTNRILEINETSSNLDVHSEYSVFPEENKTFFNHGFTTIVPIIGGGERLGSLILARMEDPFQNDDLMLAEYGSTVVGMEILREKTEAIAAEARNKAIVQMAINSLSYSEQEAIEHIVNELNGKEGLLVASRIADRVKITRSVIVNALRKLESAGVIESRSLGMKGTHIRVLNDRFLRTIEKMKEKNSQLA
- a CDS encoding flavodoxin family protein, translating into MKSLIVFYSHTGNNAKLAYELSKRMKCDIHKIMVEKKRTTFSILLDRYLKRKSKLSIYNLNLSEYKNVIFIAPIWGGQLAGPIREFIEAEKNNLNRYFFISICNGVKSQKEKLISELSSIVHKEPVEVTELWINAFLPDNRKNKIRYTFNFRVSMQELQQCKHEIDSFISRVTMDSPVT